A genome region from Desulfovibrio legallii includes the following:
- a CDS encoding ATP-binding cassette domain-containing protein: MISLRLVKSFKTARTPFNLDVNYNIGDEYKSAVLFGPSGSGKTLTMQCLAGLMRPDAGHIRVGDCTLFDAQGNVCVPAQERRIGYMFQDYALFPHLTLLQNVAYPRTGCWPWRVRGNEKEKAHAMLERFGIGHLAGHLPSQISGGQRQRAALARALNADPRLLLLDEPFSALDPLLRERLREELLELMVDLTIPAIIITHDPGDVDAFAGSLILYDHGQARVVPDYAALRPQFAQAGPCLRHLEAAYWRSAA, from the coding sequence ATGATCTCGCTGCGTCTGGTCAAAAGTTTCAAAACGGCGCGCACGCCCTTCAACCTGGACGTGAACTACAACATCGGCGACGAATACAAAAGCGCCGTGCTCTTCGGCCCCTCGGGCTCTGGCAAGACCCTGACCATGCAGTGCCTGGCCGGGCTCATGCGGCCCGACGCCGGGCACATCCGCGTGGGCGACTGCACCTTGTTTGACGCCCAGGGCAACGTCTGCGTCCCCGCGCAGGAGCGGCGCATCGGCTACATGTTTCAGGATTATGCCCTGTTTCCCCACCTGACCCTGCTTCAGAACGTGGCCTACCCCCGCACGGGCTGCTGGCCCTGGCGGGTGCGCGGGAACGAAAAAGAAAAAGCCCACGCCATGCTGGAGCGCTTCGGCATCGGGCATCTGGCCGGGCACCTGCCTTCGCAGATCTCCGGCGGCCAGCGGCAGCGCGCGGCCCTGGCCCGCGCCCTCAACGCCGACCCGCGCCTGCTGCTGCTGGACGAGCCCTTCTCCGCCCTGGATCCCCTGCTGCGCGAGCGCCTGCGCGAAGAGCTGCTGGAGCTTATGGTGGACCTCACCATCCCGGCCATCATCATCACTCACGACCCCGGCGATGTGGACGCCTTTGCGGGCAGCCTCATCCTTTATGACCACGGGCAGGCCCGCGTGGTGCCGGACTACGCCGCGCTGCGGCCCCAGTTCGCCCAGGCCGGCCCCTGCCTGCGGCACCTGGAGGCCGCCTACTGGCGCAGCGCCGCCTGA
- a CDS encoding methyl-accepting chemotaxis protein produces MSWKNLSIGKKLTVGFGGALAIALGFAVVAWYASAEIMRWADSALHKQELAAIFAMREADHMHWREQVGAYVAAPPADGRLRVQKDGHKCLFGQWFYGGGRQEAEALLPGAGERFAAMEKAHLELHQSAEAIEKLVQSGAAVAARKTFTDVTQAQSGVVIKALGELRKIALDAAEADGLRYRKVVRNGRYMAVALLLAGLLGLAGLGALTIRSIRGPLRGLLEKSRQVVEDGNLDVDLRLRRQDEIGTLSRALGALLDSLKQKLGENEKKSQEAEASAAEARQALRAAEEKEERISALVAHMNAIAQQAEGIAAELAGHAADLARGVEHVYAGSARQHGEMESSLTALDQLAAAARDIARRAGDSSEGAHGSRENAAAGVDVVHRCGQAIEQVNALAAKQNAQVAELGEMAEGITGIMGVITDIADQTNLLALNAAIEAARAGEAGRGFSVVADEVRKLAEKTVTATQAVGGKISGIQASVKASVAFMVQTSEAVAEANDLARQSGEALARILDLAGATVENAAGMAVAAQQQSETAAQVTDGMRQVQDIARQNNEAMEGAAHQVREVAGMARELRELIEKLEG; encoded by the coding sequence ATGTCCTGGAAAAATCTGTCCATCGGCAAAAAACTGACCGTGGGGTTCGGCGGCGCACTGGCCATAGCGCTCGGTTTTGCCGTGGTGGCCTGGTACGCCTCCGCAGAGATCATGCGCTGGGCGGACAGCGCCCTGCACAAGCAGGAGCTGGCCGCCATTTTCGCCATGCGCGAGGCGGACCACATGCACTGGCGCGAGCAGGTGGGGGCCTATGTGGCGGCCCCACCGGCGGACGGCAGGCTGCGTGTGCAGAAAGATGGGCACAAGTGCCTGTTCGGCCAATGGTTTTACGGCGGCGGCCGCCAGGAGGCGGAGGCCCTCCTGCCGGGCGCGGGCGAGCGGTTTGCCGCCATGGAGAAGGCGCACCTGGAGCTGCACCAGAGCGCGGAAGCCATTGAAAAGCTCGTCCAGTCCGGCGCTGCGGTCGCGGCCCGCAAGACCTTTACGGACGTTACCCAGGCGCAGTCCGGCGTTGTTATCAAGGCGCTGGGCGAGCTGCGCAAGATCGCTCTGGACGCCGCCGAGGCGGATGGCCTGCGCTACCGCAAGGTGGTGCGCAACGGGCGTTATATGGCCGTGGCCCTGCTGCTGGCGGGGCTGCTGGGCCTGGCCGGGCTCGGCGCGCTGACCATCCGCTCCATCCGCGGGCCTTTGCGCGGCCTGCTGGAAAAATCCCGCCAGGTAGTGGAGGACGGCAACCTGGATGTGGACCTGCGCCTGCGCCGCCAGGATGAAATCGGCACGCTTTCCCGCGCCCTGGGCGCGTTGCTGGACAGCTTGAAGCAGAAGTTGGGCGAAAATGAGAAAAAATCGCAGGAGGCCGAGGCCAGCGCCGCAGAGGCGCGCCAGGCCCTGCGCGCCGCGGAGGAAAAAGAAGAACGCATCAGCGCGCTGGTAGCCCATATGAACGCCATCGCCCAGCAGGCCGAGGGCATCGCCGCGGAGCTCGCCGGTCACGCGGCGGACCTTGCCCGGGGCGTGGAGCACGTTTATGCGGGCAGCGCCCGCCAGCACGGCGAAATGGAGAGCAGCCTGACGGCCCTGGACCAGCTGGCCGCGGCGGCCAGAGACATTGCCCGCAGGGCCGGGGATTCCAGCGAGGGCGCGCACGGCTCCAGGGAAAACGCCGCCGCCGGGGTGGACGTGGTGCACAGGTGCGGTCAGGCCATCGAGCAGGTTAACGCCCTGGCCGCCAAGCAGAACGCTCAGGTGGCGGAACTGGGGGAAATGGCCGAGGGCATTACGGGCATTATGGGCGTCATCACGGATATTGCGGACCAGACCAACCTGCTGGCGCTCAATGCGGCCATTGAGGCCGCCCGTGCGGGCGAGGCCGGGCGGGGCTTTTCCGTGGTGGCCGATGAGGTGCGCAAGCTGGCCGAAAAAACCGTTACCGCCACCCAGGCCGTGGGAGGCAAAATTTCCGGCATTCAGGCTTCGGTCAAGGCCAGCGTGGCCTTTATGGTCCAGACCAGCGAGGCCGTGGCCGAGGCCAACGATCTGGCCCGGCAGTCGGGCGAGGCCCTGGCGCGCATTCTGGATCTGGCCGGAGCCACAGTGGAAAACGCCGCGGGTATGGCCGTGGCCGCACAGCAGCAGAGCGAGACCGCGGCGCAGGTTACGGACGGCATGCGCCAGGTGCAGGACATTGCCCGCCAGAACAATGAAGCCATGGAAGGCGCGGCGCACCAGGTGCGGGAAGTGGCCGGCATGGCCAGGGAGCTGCGCGAGCTTATTGAGAAGCTGGAAGGATAG
- the nifJ gene encoding pyruvate:ferredoxin (flavodoxin) oxidoreductase, producing MAHMKTMDGNNATAYIAYALSETAAIYPITPSSVMGEVMDEMAAKGQKNLLGQKVIVREMQSEAGAAGVVHGMLSGGALTSTYTASQGLLLMIPNMYKIAGELLPGVFHVAARALASHALSIFGDHQDVMAARQTGFCFLASASVQEAMDLALVTHLSAIDASLPFCHFFDGFRTSHEVQKINVIDYEDIRPLVNWDKVEEFRATAMNPEHPHVRGTAQNPDIYFQNREASNLYYEAVPSIVIENMKKVESITGRKYHLFDYVGHPEADRVIISMGSSCEVIEETVQYLNGLGQRVGLVKVRLFRPFAAEYLLRALPATVSAVTVLDRTKESGALGDPLYQDVCTAFMEKGEAPTIVGGRYGLGSKDFTPGMAKAVFDNMLGLQPKNHFTVGINDDVTNTSLDVEEEIDTVPAGTVQCKFFGLGADGTVGANKQAVKIIGDNTDLYAQAYFAYDSKKSGGFTVSHLRFGKEPIKSSYLITKADYIACHKSAYVTQYDILEGVKEGGTFVLNSNWSLADMEKHLPAAMKRTIARKKLKFYNVDAVKVAQEVGLGGRINMIMQTAFFKLANVLDFDKAVALLKESIKKTYGSKGDKIVNMNIAAVDKGTDALEEIKYPASWADTTEGAEVCHCGDEEYIRAVVRPILAQQGDKLPVSAMDPAGFMPLGTAACEKRGVAINIPEWQVENCIQCCQCSFVCPHAAIRPVVATDEELEGAPQSFATKPAMGKELKGMHFRIQVYPEDCLGCGSCAEVCPAKVKALVMKPLETQMEAQKANLTFAEGHVTLKDDLVARDSVKGSQLQQPLHEFSGACAGCGETPYVKVLTQLFGERMLVANATGCSSIWGASSPTTPYCTNKDGHGPAWGNSLFEDAAEYGCGIGLAYVQRRKRLAMIVEQALQVEGLTPELKTALESWLANKDDPEGSRKFGEDVLNNIDALNSPLAQEIWDMGDLFTKKSVWIFGGDGWGYDIGYGGLDHVLACGDDINVLLMDTEVYSNTGGQSSKATPLGAVAQFAAAGKRTGKKDLGRMAMTYGYVYVASVSMGADKQQVLKAFREAEAYKGPSLIIAYAPCINQGLRKGMGKSQEESKLAVQTGYWPLYRYNPELAKEKKNPFLLDSKAPSADIQEFLGGETRYASLEKKDPEASKKLRADLAEAYAERYAMLKQLAEMPYPDPAEVK from the coding sequence ATGGCTCACATGAAAACCATGGACGGCAATAACGCCACCGCGTATATTGCTTATGCCCTGTCGGAAACGGCAGCCATTTACCCCATTACCCCCTCGTCCGTCATGGGCGAAGTGATGGACGAGATGGCCGCCAAGGGGCAGAAGAACCTGCTGGGGCAAAAGGTTATCGTGCGCGAAATGCAGTCCGAAGCCGGCGCGGCCGGCGTGGTGCACGGCATGCTTTCGGGCGGCGCGCTCACCTCTACCTACACGGCCTCCCAGGGCCTGCTGCTCATGATCCCCAACATGTACAAGATTGCGGGCGAGCTGCTGCCCGGCGTCTTCCATGTGGCGGCGCGCGCCCTGGCCTCGCACGCCCTTTCCATCTTCGGCGACCATCAGGACGTCATGGCCGCCCGGCAGACGGGCTTCTGCTTCCTGGCCTCCGCCTCGGTGCAGGAAGCCATGGACCTCGCCCTGGTGACCCACCTTTCGGCCATTGACGCCAGCCTGCCCTTCTGCCACTTCTTTGACGGCTTCCGCACCTCGCACGAAGTGCAGAAGATCAACGTCATTGACTACGAAGACATCCGCCCCCTGGTGAACTGGGACAAGGTGGAGGAATTCCGCGCCACCGCCATGAACCCTGAGCACCCCCATGTGCGCGGCACCGCCCAGAACCCGGATATCTACTTCCAGAACCGCGAAGCCTCCAACCTCTATTATGAGGCCGTGCCCTCCATCGTCATTGAGAACATGAAGAAGGTGGAGTCCATCACCGGGCGCAAGTACCACCTCTTTGACTATGTGGGCCACCCTGAAGCCGACCGCGTCATCATCTCCATGGGCTCCTCCTGTGAGGTCATCGAAGAGACGGTGCAGTACCTCAACGGCCTGGGCCAGCGCGTGGGCCTTGTCAAGGTGCGTCTGTTCCGTCCCTTTGCCGCCGAATACCTGCTGCGCGCCCTGCCGGCCACGGTTTCCGCCGTCACCGTGCTGGACCGCACCAAGGAAAGCGGCGCCCTGGGCGACCCCCTGTACCAGGACGTCTGCACCGCCTTTATGGAAAAGGGCGAAGCGCCCACCATCGTGGGCGGCCGCTACGGCCTGGGCTCCAAGGACTTCACCCCCGGCATGGCCAAGGCCGTGTTTGACAACATGCTGGGCCTGCAGCCCAAAAACCACTTCACCGTGGGCATCAACGACGACGTGACCAACACCTCCCTGGATGTGGAGGAAGAAATCGACACCGTGCCCGCCGGCACCGTGCAGTGCAAGTTCTTCGGCCTTGGCGCGGACGGCACCGTGGGCGCCAACAAGCAGGCCGTGAAGATCATCGGCGACAACACCGATCTCTACGCCCAGGCCTACTTTGCCTACGATTCCAAAAAATCCGGCGGCTTCACCGTATCGCACCTGCGCTTCGGCAAGGAGCCCATCAAATCTTCCTACCTCATCACCAAGGCCGACTACATCGCCTGCCACAAGTCCGCCTATGTGACCCAGTATGACATTCTGGAAGGCGTCAAGGAAGGCGGCACCTTTGTGCTCAACTCCAACTGGTCCCTGGCCGACATGGAGAAGCACCTGCCCGCCGCCATGAAGCGCACCATCGCCCGCAAGAAGCTCAAGTTCTACAACGTGGACGCCGTGAAGGTGGCCCAGGAAGTGGGCCTGGGCGGCCGCATCAACATGATCATGCAGACGGCCTTCTTCAAGCTCGCCAATGTGCTGGACTTTGACAAGGCCGTGGCCCTGCTCAAGGAATCCATCAAAAAAACCTACGGCAGCAAGGGCGACAAGATCGTCAACATGAACATCGCCGCCGTGGACAAGGGCACGGACGCCCTGGAAGAAATCAAGTACCCCGCCTCCTGGGCCGACACCACCGAAGGCGCCGAGGTCTGCCACTGCGGCGACGAAGAATACATCCGCGCCGTGGTGCGTCCCATCCTGGCCCAGCAGGGCGACAAGCTGCCCGTCTCCGCCATGGACCCCGCGGGCTTCATGCCCCTGGGCACCGCCGCCTGCGAAAAGCGCGGCGTGGCCATCAACATCCCCGAATGGCAGGTGGAAAACTGCATCCAGTGCTGCCAGTGCTCCTTTGTCTGCCCCCACGCCGCCATCCGGCCCGTGGTAGCTACGGACGAAGAGCTGGAAGGCGCGCCCCAGAGCTTTGCCACCAAGCCCGCCATGGGCAAGGAGCTCAAGGGCATGCACTTCCGCATCCAGGTCTACCCCGAAGACTGCCTGGGCTGCGGCTCCTGCGCCGAAGTCTGCCCCGCCAAGGTCAAGGCCCTGGTCATGAAGCCTCTGGAAACCCAGATGGAAGCCCAGAAAGCCAACCTGACCTTTGCCGAAGGCCATGTGACGCTTAAGGACGACCTGGTGGCCCGCGACAGCGTGAAGGGTTCGCAGCTCCAGCAGCCCCTGCACGAGTTCTCCGGCGCCTGCGCCGGCTGCGGCGAAACCCCCTACGTCAAGGTGCTTACCCAGCTCTTTGGCGAGCGCATGCTGGTGGCCAACGCCACGGGCTGCTCCTCCATCTGGGGCGCCTCTTCCCCCACCACGCCGTACTGCACCAATAAGGACGGCCACGGCCCGGCCTGGGGTAACTCCCTGTTTGAAGACGCCGCCGAATACGGCTGCGGCATCGGCCTTGCCTATGTGCAGCGCCGCAAGCGCCTGGCCATGATTGTGGAACAGGCCCTGCAGGTGGAAGGCCTGACCCCTGAGCTCAAGACCGCCCTGGAAAGCTGGCTGGCCAACAAGGACGACCCCGAAGGCTCCCGCAAGTTCGGCGAAGATGTGCTCAACAACATCGACGCCCTGAACAGCCCCCTGGCCCAGGAGATCTGGGACATGGGCGACCTCTTCACCAAGAAGAGCGTCTGGATCTTCGGCGGCGACGGCTGGGGCTACGACATCGGCTACGGCGGCCTGGACCACGTCCTGGCCTGCGGCGACGATATCAACGTGCTGCTGATGGATACCGAGGTGTACTCCAACACGGGCGGCCAGTCCTCCAAGGCCACCCCGCTGGGCGCCGTGGCGCAGTTTGCCGCCGCGGGCAAGCGCACCGGCAAGAAGGATCTGGGCCGCATGGCCATGACCTACGGCTATGTGTATGTGGCTTCCGTTTCCATGGGCGCGGACAAACAGCAGGTGCTCAAGGCCTTCCGCGAGGCCGAAGCCTACAAGGGCCCCTCGCTGATCATCGCCTACGCCCCCTGCATCAACCAGGGCCTGCGCAAGGGCATGGGCAAGAGCCAGGAGGAATCCAAGCTGGCCGTGCAGACCGGCTACTGGCCCCTGTACCGCTACAACCCCGAGCTGGCCAAGGAAAAGAAGAACCCCTTCCTGCTGGACAGCAAGGCCCCCAGCGCGGACATCCAGGAATTCCTGGGCGGCGAAACCCGCTACGCCTCGCTGGAAAAGAAGGATCCCGAAGCCTCCAAGAAGCTGCGGGCCGATCTGGCCGAAGCCTATGCGGAGCGCTACGCCATGCTCAAGCAGCTGGCCGAAATGCCCTACCCTGACCCCGCTGAGGTCAAGTAG